A single genomic interval of Argopecten irradians isolate NY chromosome 8, Ai_NY, whole genome shotgun sequence harbors:
- the LOC138329983 gene encoding thymocyte nuclear protein 1-like isoform X2, translated as MRGYQTRVLKKIVNIGKPIFNMPRKERGMKRKRGVDHEEKTKEDTSALTSTATSGQKPKCYTYWLMKSEPDSRIEKGVDVKFGIDDLKACEDQTACWDGVRNYQARNFMRDDMKVGQKMFFYHSNTKIPGIAAVCEIVKESYPDHTQFDPKDIHYDASAKKESPRLFMVDVKFERMLKRFIPLTELKQLFLKHKDSGGPLSNLALFTRARLSVQPLTKEEWDFILSLEDKEPDSSG; from the exons ATGCGCGGGTATCAAACACGTGTTCTGAAGAAGATTGTAAACATTGGAAAGCCGATTTTCAATATGCCCCGAAAAGAACGAG GTATGAAAAGGAAGAGAGGAGTTGATCATGAGGAGAAAACAAAAGAAGACACATCAGCTTTGACGAGTACAGCCACCTCTGGGCAGAAACCAAAATGCTATACATACTGGCTGATGAAATCTGAACCTGATAGTCGTATAGAGAAAGGTGTAGATGTGAAG tttggAATCGATGACCTAAAGGCATGTGAGGATCAAACAGCATGTTGGGATGGAGTAAGGAACTACCAG GCACGGAACTTTATGAGAGATGATATGAAGGTTGGGCAGAAAATGTTCTTCTATCACAGTAACACTAAGATCCCTGGCATTGCTGCTGTTTGTGAA ATTGTAAAGGAGAGTTATCCTGACCACACCCAGTTTGATCCTAAAGACATCCATTATGATGC GTCTGCCAAGAAGGAGAGTCCACGATTGTTCATGGTTGATGTGAAGTTTGAGAGGATGCTGAAGAGGTTTATACCACTGACAGAGCTAAAACAGTTATTTCTAAAACATAAAGATTCTGGTGGTCCCCTGTCTAATCTAGCCCTGTTTACAAGGGCTCGTCTTTCAGTACAGCCACTTACCAAAG
- the LOC138329983 gene encoding thymocyte nuclear protein 1-like isoform X1 produces MHVTRWAQRQMMTFHRRIFVQQIYVVQTSDPDVLITLPDIVPTSCCNCFRRLSNVNQICMKRKRGVDHEEKTKEDTSALTSTATSGQKPKCYTYWLMKSEPDSRIEKGVDVKFGIDDLKACEDQTACWDGVRNYQARNFMRDDMKVGQKMFFYHSNTKIPGIAAVCEIVKESYPDHTQFDPKDIHYDASAKKESPRLFMVDVKFERMLKRFIPLTELKQLFLKHKDSGGPLSNLALFTRARLSVQPLTKEEWDFILSLEDKEPDSSG; encoded by the exons ATGCATGTCACTAGGTGGGCCCAACGTCAGATGATGACATTTCACCGACGTATTTTTGTCCAACAGATCTACGTTGTCCAGACGTCGGATCCCGACGTTTTGATAACATTGCCAGACATTGTTCCAACGTCATGTTGTAACTGCTTTCGACGGCTTTCCAACGTTAATCAGATAT GTATGAAAAGGAAGAGAGGAGTTGATCATGAGGAGAAAACAAAAGAAGACACATCAGCTTTGACGAGTACAGCCACCTCTGGGCAGAAACCAAAATGCTATACATACTGGCTGATGAAATCTGAACCTGATAGTCGTATAGAGAAAGGTGTAGATGTGAAG tttggAATCGATGACCTAAAGGCATGTGAGGATCAAACAGCATGTTGGGATGGAGTAAGGAACTACCAG GCACGGAACTTTATGAGAGATGATATGAAGGTTGGGCAGAAAATGTTCTTCTATCACAGTAACACTAAGATCCCTGGCATTGCTGCTGTTTGTGAA ATTGTAAAGGAGAGTTATCCTGACCACACCCAGTTTGATCCTAAAGACATCCATTATGATGC GTCTGCCAAGAAGGAGAGTCCACGATTGTTCATGGTTGATGTGAAGTTTGAGAGGATGCTGAAGAGGTTTATACCACTGACAGAGCTAAAACAGTTATTTCTAAAACATAAAGATTCTGGTGGTCCCCTGTCTAATCTAGCCCTGTTTACAAGGGCTCGTCTTTCAGTACAGCCACTTACCAAAG